Within the Terriglobales bacterium genome, the region TATTCAGAAAAACCACGCTGGCATAAGGACGCCACGGACGCCCCAGAAATATGTGGTCCACGCCCGGCTCGGCCGTGATCTTGCAATGGTCGAACACAAACCCGCTCTCCTCTTGCGGGTAGCGTTTACTCTGCGCCGTGAGCATGACGATGGAATGTGGAATGGCATGGATTTCGCATTCGCTGAATACCGCTTTGGCATCGCCAAAGATGAAGTCCACGTTGCCCTCGATATAGCAATGCGAGAAAAACTGGCGCGCCAAAGTGCACGAGCCTTGCTCGCTGGCGCAGCCCTTGCTGCCGGCGTAAAGCGTGTCCTGCGCGCCGAGCATCCGCACGTTATGAAGAACGGCGCGGTCCCCGGTGATGGCCAGCGCGACCGCTTGCGATCCTTGTGGGGTGAGCGGCCTGTCTTTGCTGAAGTCGTTGGCAAACGTCATGCCTTCGGCAGAAAAATCGTCTGCCGTGACGCTGACGGTTGCGGAGTTGAGCGTGCCTCCGCTCGTGCCTGCGCTGTTGCCGTAGACAATCGTGATCTGCGAAGCATTATTTGCGCCTTCCAAGTGCAAATGCGGTTTGCTTACCCTCACCACCTCGCGATAGACCCCGGGACGAATACGAATAGTGCCGCCTTCGTCCGTCAGCGCGTCCACAGCCTGTTGCACAGTGCGAAAGTCTCCGCTGCCATCAGCCGCGACTAGGAACTGAGATTGCTTGGCGTGAGAAGCTTTAGAAGGTTCGCTCGCCGTTGCTTCGGGAAAAGGTACGAATACATTTTTCTCGCAAGCGGGCGGCTTGCGCTCTCCTGGAAGGTTGGTCAGCTTAACGTCTTCGCCGGTTGGAATGAAGCTCACCCGTCCGGGACCGAAGGTGAGGTGTGCATGCTGCGCGCGAATCTGCGTCGGCTTCAATCCGTCAACTGCCACGCCATCCATTGTGAGCTTTAGCGGGTGCGCGGCGTCTGGCCCCTCAAGCGTGACTTCGCCCGGAGTCGTGCTGCGTACGTCGTGAAGAGTGATCTCTTGAAAATCAGGAATCAGGTTTCCGGTCTGGTCGCTGTAAAACGGGTCCATCATGATCGGATTTTTTACATCTCTCATGCACACGTTGCGATAGGAGACATCGCGTACCGCGCCACCCCGGCTTGCATCTGACTTGATGCGCAAGCCGTTGTCGGCGCCATCAATCGTCAGGTCGTCTACTTCAATGGCGTTCACCCCGCCGCTGGTCTCGCTCCCAATGGACATGCCATGCCCAGAAAAGAAATGGTTATGGGCGACCGTGATGTGCGCCGCCGGCCCGGCACTGCCGGCTTTAATTGCGACATTGTCGTCCCCGGCGCGTATGTATGAATAAAGGATGCTGACGTTGGTGGAAGACGATGGATCTATACCATCAGTGTTGCGCGCCGTTCGCGGGGAATCAATCTTCACGCCCCAGGCGGTAAAGCCATTCGTCCGGCCCACAATCACGTGAAAGTTGGGCGAATTCCGCAGCGTGATCTTGTACAGCGTGAATCCATCAGCGTGATCGGCGACGATAATCCGCGGACAATTCTGTTTGGTATTTTCGCGCTTCGCTACTTGCGCCAGGTCCCACCAGGAAACATTTGTCTTCGTGTTGGTGAGCTTTGCTCCTCCTTGCCCGTCAATTACACCTTCACCCATGACGGCGGCATCGCTGGCGTCGTGAACGCGGATGAGCGGCTTGCATCCCTTCCCGTTCCGGTCAACCACGCCGCAACTGCCCGGGGTAACGTCAAAATCACGGGGGTTGCGCGAGGCGTATAAAGTTGTATTCGTCGCCACCAGAAGCGTGACTCCGCTTTTCAACTCCAGGGGACCCGAGAGGAAGGCATTCTTTCCGCCGTCAGCCCGCAACTCGACGCTCATTCCCGGGTGGCAGCCGTTGATCGCCGCTTGTATCCGCCCAGTATCGAGCTTGTCTTCTTGTGTGCTGCCCGTCTGGTTTGCGAGCTGAGCATGCAATGTAGTGCAGACCGGAGGGACGCGGGGTTCG harbors:
- a CDS encoding pectinesterase family protein encodes the protein MHAQLANQTGSTQEDKLDTGRIQAAINGCHPGMSVELRADGGKNAFLSGPLELKSGVTLLVATNTTLYASRNPRDFDVTPGSCGVVDRNGKGCKPLIRVHDASDAAVMGEGVIDGQGGAKLTNTKTNVSWWDLAQVAKRENTKQNCPRIIVADHADGFTLYKITLRNSPNFHVIVGRTNGFTAWGVKIDSPRTARNTDGIDPSSSTNVSILYSYIRAGDDNVAIKAGSAGPAAHITVAHNHFFSGHGMSIGSETSGGVNAIEVDDLTIDGADNGLRIKSDASRGGAVRDVSYRNVCMRDVKNPIMMDPFYSDQTGNLIPDFQEITLHDVRSTTPGEVTLEGPDAAHPLKLTMDGVAVDGLKPTQIRAQHAHLTFGPGRVSFIPTGEDVKLTNLPGERKPPACEKNVFVPFPEATASEPSKASHAKQSQFLVAADGSGDFRTVQQAVDALTDEGGTIRIRPGVYREVVRVSKPHLHLEGANNASQITIVYGNSAGTSGGTLNSATVSVTADDFSAEGMTFANDFSKDRPLTPQGSQAVALAITGDRAVLHNVRMLGAQDTLYAGSKGCASEQGSCTLARQFFSHCYIEGNVDFIFGDAKAVFSECEIHAIPHSIVMLTAQSKRYPQEESGFVFDHCKITAEPGVDHIFLGRPWRPYASVVFLNTEMQAHVEPEGWREWHPGETNSLETAYYAEFNSTSPASAPAPDKDKREPYSHALTAAEAESFIAEKFLAGADAWEPEQTYHPSHKPQRSGTPDTSTKPSSN